Part of the Triticum urartu cultivar G1812 chromosome 2, Tu2.1, whole genome shotgun sequence genome, TAGCACACGATCACGGATGTTATGTAAACAACCGCAACCGAGGCCGTTCAGATCTGCCCAACTTAGTAAGGAAGATGGCCACGGCACCCGTCGTGATCGCTTTCAATCGCGAGGAACTGCACGATCTCAAAACCTAGCTTGATCGGTGATTACCTCTGCCGCCGGATACCTAGGTTAGCCGCCACATCAAATAACGATACCGGTGGTGCGCACAGCCAACGGCAACCGACACTACGTGAACCCAGATCACGAGGAGCAGCACTACCGGAACAAGATCCACGATCGCATGCGCCGCCGGGTAGCTAGGTTACCCGCCCCACTAGGTTAACCACTACCACTGGCGGCGGTAGTTCGTTCGATGTTGCCGCGAGCGAGACTAGAGGGGGGACGCGGGATGCGGTACCTGTGCGCGCTCATTGGAGATTCACAACGTTGTCGCGCCCGCTGTCCGAcgagatcgccggcgacgagATAGCCGCCGCTAGAGATCTACTACGTGACTTATGGAGCTGCGTCAATGCTCGCGAGATTGATGGAGCTGCTCGCGTGAATGATTGGATTCGGCAGGTCTTACGTGGACATGGGTCGTGTGATGTTTTTTTTTTCGGACCAGAGTACTGTACGTATACGTTCTGGGTTATACAGAGCTAGACAGGGCTTGGATCTGGGCTGTGACGGGTCAGGAAAAAAACAATTTGGCGGAGACAAAAATACCCCTCCGAAATTAGGTTAGGGGGAAGCACTGGAGCAGGGCTCAATGGGCTGACCAGACCCGAATgaaagcccctttttctactagtggagaTCTCTGTTTACAGATGAGATGCCAGCGGTGCCCGCGTGAGGGCCTGCCGATCTGCCTGATAAAGAAGGTGGTCCTAGGGTTCTTCTCGCGTTAAGACGGTGTCATGCTTGATGCCTGTCCTCATTGATCTGGCAGGTGGTGGTGGCTGCTGCTCTGCGTCGTCGACGACTCGAACCCGCTGCCTCTGTTGCCCGGGTCGTTGTTGTTGCAGCACAGCTCGTCCGTGGTGGCGTTGGTGTTGACCGCGCCGCCCGGGCTCACGCCCGCCATCCAGTTCAGCGTTCTGGAGCTCCACACCGACGGGATCACCGCGCCGTGCAGCGCGTCCGCGTCCAGGTACCCGGGGAAGTCCGCCGTCTGGTTGTTGTTGTACCCCGACAGCGACGACAGGGAGCCGTCATCGCTGCACCCGCCCAACGCGGCGTGCGCACCGCCAGCGCCGTCCATGCTGCCCCGGCTGTACACGTAGCTCTCCGCCGACACCAGGGGCGGCATGGGCTGCGTCCCCACGGGCGACGACAGTATCAGCTCGGCCTCGCTGAATACGGCAGTGCGGGTGACGGGCGTGGCGGCAGCGGCAGCGCCGGCGTGAGCGAGCGGCTTGTGGATGGCAGGGTCGATGCGGCGCTGGCGGAGCTTCTTCTTGATGATGGTGTTCCAGAAGTTCTTGACCTCGTTGTTGGTGCGCCCGGGCAGCTGCGCGGCGATCTGAGACCACTTGTTGCCCCGGATGGAGTGGAGGTGGATGATGAGGTCCTCCTCCCCCTGCGAGAAGGGCCCACCTCGGTCCGGCGTCATGTAGTGCATCCACCTCAGCCTGCAGCTCTTCCCGCACCTCTCAAGGCCTAAATTGATTAAAACACGATTAATTCCATCCATTTGGCCGTTCAAAACTGCTACTCTAACTAGTTCTCCACACAAAAAACATTGTCAATCAATTGCATCATATAAAAGGAAACCGTCTCTAATTTAGATATAAAATATTAGAGTGGCCGTAGTGAACTAGGGATGCGGCTATAGGTTGGTACGGTACCTGCAATCTTGGCGATACAGCTCCATCAGCCGTAGCCATACTGGGCAACGTGGTTCATGAGCTTCTCGTCGTCCTCCGGCGACCAGAGGCCGCGCTTCAGCCTCTTCTTGGTCGCGCCCGGCCGCTTCGACATGCCGCCGACTGATTGAGACGACGCGGACTCAAGCTCAATGGCGTTGCCGGCCGTGCAGCTTTGCTAGCCGGCCGTCGCGAGCCGAAGGCGGCGGCCGTCGATGGCGGCAATGACAGAGGAAGGAACGACCGACGGAGGCGGTAATGACAGACGAAGGAACGACCGACGGAGTGATATAGGGAAGACAAAGCGAGGCCAGCCAGAGCATAAAAGGGGCCACAAGGCGGAAGGTGGGAGGTCGCTCTCATGGCGTAGCGCTTGCCTCGCCCTTGAGACTACTGCCGGCGTACGCTGTcatcttttttttttctttttttttgcggggataCTCTCTCATCTTTTCAGCGCTAGTGAATCCACCTTTGCGCATCCGACGGAGCAGATACGTTGGTCGTGAAATCTTTGGCCCGAGTGCAGGGTTGAAAATTGCAACGAAATTTCAGTGAAATCTCTGAAATTTCGCATATTTCAGTAGGGTCTAAAATATTTTTAAAGCCAAAATTTCAACGCAGATTTAAACTGATTTCAAAATAAATTTNNNNNNNNNNNNNNNNNNNNNNNNNNNNNNNNNNNNNNNNNNNNNNNNNNNNNNNNNNNNNNNNNNNNNNNNNNNNNNNNNNNNNNNNNNNNNNNNNNNNNNNNNNNNNNNNNNNNNNNNNNNNNNNNNNNNNNNNNNNNNNNNNNNNNNNNNNNNNNNNNNNNNNNNNNNNNNNNNNNNNNNNNNNNNNNNNNNNNNNNNNNNNNNNNNNNNNNNNNNNNNNNNNNNNNNNNNNNNNNNNNNNNNNNNNNNNNNNNNNNNNNNNNNNNNNNNNNNNNNNNNNNNNNNNNNNNNNNNNNNNNNNNNNNNNNNNNNNNNNNNNNNNNNNNNNNNNNNNNNNNNNNNNNNNNNNNNNNNNNNNNNNNNNNNNNNNNNNNNNNNNNNNNNNNNNNNNNNNNNNNNNNNNNNNNNNNNNNNNNNNNNNNNNNNNNNNNNNNNNNNNNNNNNNNNNNNNNNNNNNNNNNNNNNNNNNNNNNNNNNNNNNNNNNNNNNNNNNNNNNNNNNNNNNNNNNNNNNNNNNNNNNNNNNNNNNNNNNNNNNNNNNNNNNNNNNNNNNNNNNNNNNNNNNNNNNNNNNNNNNNNNNNNNNNNNNNNNNNNNNNNNNNNNNNNNNNNNNNNNNNNNNNNNNNNNNNNNNNNNNNNNNNNNNNNNNNNNNNNNNNNNNNNNNNNNNNNNNNNNNNNNNNNNNNNNNNNNNNNNNNNNNNNNNNNNNNNNNNNNNNNNNNNNNNNNNNNNNNNNNNNNNNNNNNNNNNNNNNNNNNNNNNNNNNNNNNNNNNNNNNNNNNNNNNNNNNNNNNNNNNNNNNNNNNNNNNNNNNNNNNNNNNNNNNNNNNNNNNNNNNNNNNNNNNNNNNNNNNNNNNNNNNNNNNNNNNNNNNNNNNNNNNNNNNNNNNNNNNNNNNNNNNNNNNNNNNNNNNNNNNNNNNNNNNNNNNNNNNNNNNNNNNNNNNNNNNNNNNNNNNNNNNNNNNNNNNNNNNNNNNNNNNNNNNNNNNNNNNNNNcccagagatacctctccgacaatcggagtgacaaatcctaatctcgaaatacgccaacccaacatctacctttggagacacctgtaatgctcctttataatcacccagtaacgttgtgacgtttggtagcacccaaagtgttcctccggcaaacgggagttgcataatctcatagtcataggaacatgtataagtcatgaagaaagcaatagcaacatactaaatgatcgggtgctaagctaatggaatgggtcatgtcaatcagatcattctcttaatgatgtgatcccgttaatcaaataacaactcactgttcatggttaggaaacataaccatctttgattaacgagctagtcaagtagaggcatactagtgacactttgtttgtctatgtattcacacatgtattatgtttctggttaatacaattcgagcatgaataatacaaatttatcatgattataaggaaataaataataactttattattgcctctagggcatatttccttcaggacttttatggcccccctggtgaacttctagtgctcaatattttttatatattctgagaacgtcttctgtgaagtttcaggacttttggagatgtgcagaataggtctctaatatttgctccttttccagcctagaatcccagctgccggcattctccctctttatgtaaaccttataaaataagagataataggcatatgtattgtgacataaatgtgtaataacaacccataatgcaataaatatcgatataaaagcatgatgcaaaatggacgtatcagggatcgcaacagtttttgagggtagagtattcaacccaaatttattgattcgacacaaggggagccaaagaatattctcatgtattagcagctgagtcgtcaattcaaccacacctggaaacttaatatctgcagcaaagtatttagtagcaaagtaatatgatagtagtggtaacggtagcaaaaagtaacggtaacaaaagtagtgtttttggtattttgtagtaatgatagcaatagcaacggaaaagtaaataaacggagaacaatatgtgaaaagctcgtaggcattggatcggtgatggagaattatgccggatgtggttcatcatgtaacaggcataacctagggtgacacagaactagctccaattcatcaatgtaatgtaggcatgtattcaaaatatagtcatacgtgcttatggaaaagaacttgcatgacatcttttgtcctaccctcccgtggcagcggggtcctaatggaaactaagggatattaaggcctccttttaatagagtaccgggccaaagcattaacacatagtgaatacatgaactcctcaaactacgttcatcaccgggagtggtcccaattattgtcacttcggggttgccggatcataacacatagtaggtgactatagacttgcaagataggatcaagaacactcatatattgatgaaaacataataggttcagatctgaaatcatggcactcgggccctagtgacaagcattaagcatagcaaagtcatagcaacatcaatctcagaacataatggatactagggatcaaaccctaacaaaactaactcaattacatgatagatctcatccaacccatcaccgtccagcaagcctacgatggaattactcacgcacggcggtgagcatcatgaaattggtgatggaggaaggttgatgatgacgatggcgacggattcccctctccggagcctcaaacggactccagatcagccctcccgagaggttttagggcttggcggcggctctgtatcgtaaaacacgatgaatccttctctctgattttttctccctgaaagcaaatatatagagttggagttgaggtcggaggagctccagggggcgcacgaggtagggggcgtgcccagggggcaggcgcgcccccaccctcgtggctagggtgtgggccccctggtcttcatattttgcaaggattttttattattatttccaaatagacgttccgtgaagtttcaggtcattccgagaacttttctctctgcacataaataacaccatggcaattctgctgaaaacagcgccagtccgagttagttccattcaaatcatgcaaggctggaggcggctggcggcgagaagatgatccggagaccacgagggcagagcaggctatcgcgcgggcgaaggggttcggagaaatttccaaaaattttcccgtgactatatatagcccgaccctgtcggtgtgaccgagtggaacaactcggtggcaccgagattcataactgcaggcagttactgaaactcggtgtgaccgaaatgttcaaatcggttgcaccgagatcaaaaacctagatcaacttaatgatctcggtaggaccgaaagtggggtatcggtcagaccgagaatcataaagaggttttggaagtttaagtctatgacgaatcggggactccgagcgctcctcacacagagtggttcgaatctgacttgatcaaattttgtgatgcagcatgaatagagtttgagacgagaaaagcatagatagctagaggaggttctcaggcattcttgtccatccacttggtagaagaagataaaaccaaacaatcaaaacaacaagtgaatgtcctcgaatgagtaaaagatgcaaccagcatgctcacacaataagatggcaaatgaaatatgtgacaaggcatgcacaaccaattctagcatctatcaagcaatttgcgatgactaggtcatctatatatgagtatattgacttaggtgtcaagtgagaacacttgatcataggtcatactcatcgtttaagctcaagtggggttaccacttttacataaagcattgttgtgttcacatctttagagttgctttagctcaagtcttagagtaaagctccccctagatgtgatatcccccctaagagggatgaactaaccttgggttttgtcgatgatgacttcatgtagatgttgaagatgtggatgctcaatgatgatgtagatcacttggagctatccatttgagtgaattgcactttcaatacctacatgggttagtcccacaaggaacaaacaaggatatccatagacatagagtgatgcacacacaagatgatgtccatgaaaacttttaggttaccttgtcccttgtcttaccaacaagagggtttgtgactccttgaactagtgcaagatgtggaagttgattgcacttgttcttgccaaaatgataagagtgaagtatgttggcggagtcaccctcaagaactctctagttcttcttcttttggatccacatcatcttgatgggaatccttggagttgtagtcgtacttgatgaggtggaacttgaagtagtcttgggaatccacttgactaaggtcttaggagcttcttcaaatgcgtcaatttcttcttgaagcttgtccttgcctttttgcttgtagtcttgtggtggaagatcatcttgagcttgtgtccccttgaaagaagtatcatacttctcttgttgaggaacaaactttgtcttggggtattgatcttcttccgactcaactccattggcattgaactttcgttcaaaaccaataccttgattcttccggtgcattccttgcttgtgcacaatttcctcaaattgcttactcccggcaaggcttttgtacactcctttctctatgattcccttcaataaactattttcttgctcaagtgtaacttggctaagagaatcattagtggaatcaagagaactactagaagcaacaatattggatttagcatgatcattgttactgctagaggaagaatctttcttgttcttgttactagacttgacttgaggcatgtaagtggataagcgtaaacgcttggcaatgtaagaagagcttttcttgcggagaccatcattgattgcttttaagaactcatgctcttgctcaagattgagcttttcaaagcgtaatttctcgtgagctcttaaaagttctcgatgatcttcgaagatagtttcatgagctaacttaagagtgtttagttctttagtaagagcctcaatcttctccttatcattgtcattcgttttatcttgattagcatgattaattgacgtttcatcgtagtattcatcactagagttgtcaacaagcaaatcatcacctaacaagtcatcttcatcactattgaaatcaacatactcggggtgtgttaccttaggacctttggccatgaaacatcttccaattccttcatttggtgagtcaaatatgtcgtaggagttggttgacacaagtgctagaccggcaacaccttcatcttgagtatcttcggagtcggagtgataacttctctcggagtcgctgtcggagtcggagccggatacccattcaccaacatgagcttgatgtcttcgtcttgtgtagctccttgatgatttttccttcctttccgaatccttgcttcttcgtgagtatcttcgttcataacgatcatctctactcctcctctctcttggtggtgattctttgcttcttctttttggagaatcttctcttctcttgtagggagccgtacactcattggaatagtgtctgggtcttccacaattgtagcagtttcgctctcgactagaagatcttttgtcattgtaggaccttgacttgaagcttctatctttgcttctactcttgtagaacttgttgaagttcttcac contains:
- the LOC125541222 gene encoding myb-related protein Hv33-like, which produces MHYMTPDRGGPFSQGEEDLIIHLHSIRGNKWSQIAAQLPGRTNNEVKNFWNTIIKKKLRQRRIDPAIHKPLAHAGAAAAATPVTRTAVFSEAELILSSPVGTQPMPPLVSAESYVYSRGSMDGAGGAHAALGGCSDDGSLSSLSGYNNNQTADFPGYLDADALHGAVIPSVWSSRTLNWMAGVSPGGAVNTNATTDELCCNNNDPGNRGSGFESSTTQSSSHHHLPDQ